From a region of the Triticum aestivum cultivar Chinese Spring chromosome 7D, IWGSC CS RefSeq v2.1, whole genome shotgun sequence genome:
- the LOC123166998 gene encoding omega-amidase, chloroplastic, protein MQTMRSYAEDIDGGRSPSVSMLSEVAAARKITIVGGSIPEMVPASGQLFNTCCVVGPDGEIKAKHRKLHLFGIDIPRDITFRESDTFTAGQEPTVVDTDVGRIGIGICHDIRFPELAMLYRSRGAHLICYPSAFNMSTGQLLWDLMQKSRAVDNQLFVATCSPARDPNSQSDFVVWGNSSLIGPFGEVLAAAGHEDATVIGEIDLCLIEAVRESLPLETQGRGDLYRLIDVQRERSS, encoded by the exons ATGCAGACCATGCGGAGCTACGCCGAGGACATCGACGGCGGCCGCTCGCCGTCGGTCTCGATGCTGTCGGAGGTGGCCGCTGCCAGGAAGATCACCATCGTCGGCGGATCCATACCCGAGATGGTTCCGGCTTCGGGGCAGCTGTTCAACACCTGCTGCGTGGTCGGGCCCGACGGGGAGATCAAGGCCAAGCACAGGAAG CTGCATCTGTTTGGAATCGACATCCCCAGAGACATCACTTTCAGGGAATCCGATACCTTCACTGCTGGGCAAGAACCCACTGTGGTTGACACAG ACGTTGGACGGATTGGTATTGGGATTTGTCATGATATCCGCTTCCCAGAACTTGCAATGCTGTATCGATCAAGAG GTGCACACTTGATATGCTACCCTTCTGCGTTCAACATGAGCACCGGGCAGCTCCTCTGGGACCTTATGCAGAAGTCCAG GGCTGTCGACAATCAG CTGTTCGTGGCGACCTGCTCACCTGCACGAGACCCCAACTCACAGTCGGACTTCGTGGTCTGGGGCAACTCAAGCCTCATCGGACCA TTTGGCGAGGTTCTTGCGGCGGCAGGGCACGAGGACGCGACCGTCATCGGCGAGATTGACCTATGTTTGATTGAAGCTGTCAG GGAGAGCCTCCCTCTGGAAACGCAGGGTAGAGGGGATCTGTACAGGCTGATCGATGTCCAGAGGGAACGTTCGAGCTAG